DNA sequence from the Chlorocebus sabaeus isolate Y175 chromosome 25, mChlSab1.0.hap1, whole genome shotgun sequence genome:
agaccaacttaaaaatatatgcaagcTTGTATCTCCTGGGTTACAGCGTTGCTCAACTGTGGTCTGCTGACTCATAGCATTCTCATCACCTGGTATCTTGTTGGAAATAGAGAATCTCAGATACGAACCAGACCTCCTGAAGCCAAATCTGCATTTTGACAAGATCCCTAGCTGGTCTAAATGCACAGTAAATTTCGAGAAGCACTGATGCACTGAGTAAAGGCTTGATGTCAGATAAGCCTGGTTCTAGAATAATATTTTCCAATAGAAATTTCtgcaataatattaatagtaatgtTTCATATATGTGTCACTAAAAACATTGGCCATTAATCACATTTGGCTATTGAGCACATGAAAATGTGGTTAGTGCCTGAGGAAGGTCCCCTTGAGTATTAAGCAGAGTATTGATTGGCACATGTGTATGAGAAAATTATCCAGACTGGACAAAGAACCATCCAAGAAGATTAAAGAGAATAGTACTCAGCTCTACTACAGAGAAAGGAGTAGTGCCTGCTTCTGTAATCCAACCTGGAAAATGTTATAATTCATGGGATATTTAGTAGAGGATTCAAAAAGTTCTTGCCTCAGTAGTCAGAAATAATCTAGACTAAGTGCACCTCCGGTCTCACCTAACATCTTAAAAGCAagactaaaaattattttcaagtaaaataCCAGCATCCTAGAACAAAGTTCAAGAATACCTAtgggaatataaaaatatccaacacctaagcagattttttttttaaaatttaataaagttttatttttccaaatgaacaGTTGGTTGGACCTATTCGTGCATCTTCACCAACAGCTGGAGCATCTCCACCCTTTGTATTTCTGGTGTAAATTACTTGAGCTCTGTGCTTTGAAACCAGTTTGATAAATCCTTTACTAAGGAGCTCCTGAAGGGCTGCCCTGGCCAGGGAGCCTCGAATCTTCGGTCTCTCAGAGACCACAGCTGGGGTTATAAGTTTATAGTTGGGAACTTCCTTACAGAGTTTGTTATAGGTAGCTTTGTCAAACAAGACTATGTTATTGAGCTTGTCCTGAACTTTGCCTTTGGACCACTTCTTCTTTTTGGCCTTGTCCCTGGATTTGTTCACTGGGTCTTTGTCTTTCTTGGCCAACTTTCCAACATCTTTCTTCTTGTTGTCCTTGAGCACATTGCAAAGCTCAGAGAGCAGTGGCAAACACAGCCTTGCTAAGATGTTGGACAAAAAGCagcagataaaatttaaaatgtctgatatCCAATCAAAAATTTCTTGCAAAGAAGCAAGAAATGATACAGATTTTAGAACTAACAGATGAAGACACTAAAAGATATTGTAAACATTTTGTGTACATACAAAGAGATAAGTAGGTATGTGAAGATATAAAAAGGACCCAACCcaaacttctagagatgaaaactgCAATGTCTGAGATGAAAAAGACCCTGGATAGGATTAACAGTAGACTATAATTACATAAGAAAAGATGAATGAACTTGAACATATAGcaataaaaagtattcaaaataaatcagaaataatttaatttaaacaaaaagagCCGTGAGCTGTGAGACAATTTCAGTGgcctaatatatatgtaattggaTTCCCTGAAATAGAGATGTAGGACAGaggcaaatatttagaaaaagaatggccaaatattttccaaatttgacgAAAGCTATAAATCCACAGgtccaagaagctcaatgaacccAAAGCTCAAGAAACATGAAGACAATGACATTAAGGCACATAATAATCAAATTTCCCAAAACTAGTCATagagagaaaatcttaaaagcagtcagataaaaaagataaagatgacGTCAGATTTTTcattgaaaacaatgaaaataagaagACAGTGGGATAATCTTTACAGtgcagaatagagaaaaaaaactgccacctagaattttatatccagcaaaaatatcttttaaaaatgaaggcaaaataaagaccttttcaaacaaaaacttaaataatttattacCAGCATATCTtcactacaagaaatgttaacattttcataCTGGAAGGAAGTGACACCAGGTAGAAATACAGAtttacacaaaagaataaaaagcgcTATAAGTGGTAACTTTGTTAATAAATATATgagagttttaattattttttaaatctcttataaagataattgactttttaaacaaaacCAACATCAGTGTATTGAGGGTTTTATAACAGGCATATAGGTAAAATGTGTGACAATCAGAAGTAATACCAATTCCACATAACCTCTTCCAGAAAACTATTCCTTACAGAAGAGGGAGTATTTCCCAACTCATttaatgaggccagcattattctgatGCCAAAACTATACAAAAGCATTACAAGGAAAGAGAACTACAGACCATTATTCCTGATGTACAGATAAGCAAAACTTCTAAAATCTCTCATCAAGACTCCTATTCCTATTTTATTGTCAAATTTCTTGCCAGCAGTAATATTAATTTCCTAGTTGGTTTCTATGCCTCCCCTCTCCTCACTCCTATTCATTATACCTACTCTTGACAAATCAATCTTCTTTAACATGAtttgatcatgccattgctctacAGAAGTCTCTAATTGCTCTTATTGCATACTAAATAGATACAAAGTTGTAAGGTTATTATAGAAGAGGCTGAGAAAATTTTTCCACTAGCAAGCTACTAGGTAGAGTGTCCCAGGTGATAGATTATTACTATGCACTTGTCCAATGTAGAAAATGTCACGAGGTGATCTTTGTTCCTTCTTATCCAAATTGTACTTTCTAACATCAAGCTCATCTGTAATAACATGGAATATCTATTGATCATGTGCTATGTGGTATTCATCGtgtaagcactttacatgcatcaTCTCCACTGTAGAATCAGGGTAATAATAGTATCTGCATTACAGAATTCTTAATGGGGATTAAAAAGTACGTATAAAATGCTATACAGTGTGGAAAATATTAAGTGCTATAATAAGCTATCATTGTCTAAGTACTTAGTCATGATTATTACTCTTGTTTAATCCTTATTActcatttaagaaaattattgtattaactctttttttttttcttttgagatggagttttgctcttgttgcccaggctggagtgcaatggcgtgatcttggctcactgcaacctctgcctcccaggttcaagcgattcccctgccacagcctcctgagtagctgagatgacaggcaggtgccaccacgcccagctaattttgtatttttagtagatacggggtttctccatgttggtcaggctggtctcgaactcctgacctcaggtgatccacctgccttggcctcccaaagtgctgggattccaggcatgagccaccgcgcctaacattttttttttttttttgagacagagtcttgctctgttgcccaggctggagtgcagtggcatgatctcggctcactgcaacctctgcctcccgggttcaagcgattctcctgcctcagcctcctgagtagctgggattacaggcatgcaccaccatgcccagctaatttttgtattttagtagagactgggtttcactatgttggccaggctggtctcaaactcctgaccttaagtgatccacctgcctcggcctccaaaagtaattggggttacaggtgtgagccaacacgcctggccttACCTCTTATTTATAGAtgaaaacaggcacagagaggttacatAACTTGCCCAAATCACATCACCAGTAAGTTGTAGAACTTGTTCTTAAGCTGGATTCTGTTTGACCCCCAAGCTCATATTCTCAACTACGTTTTGACCTGAGTCCAATAAAacattattgatatggtttggatttgtgtccccacccaaatctcatgttgaattgtaatccctaatgttggaggtgtggcctggtgggaggtgattggatcatggggtgctCCTTCATGAATgttttagcaccatcctcttggtgctgttctcatgagagtgagtgagtgaattatcatgagatctggttgtttaaaagtctgtagTACCACCCGCACATgtctcttgctcctgttcctgccatgtgagatgtctcactcctcctttcccctccaccatgattgtaagtttctagAGGTCTccccagaaactgagcagatgccagcattatgcgagccaattaaacctcttttcttttctcttttttttttttttggagacggagtcttgctctgtcacccaggctggagcgcaatggtgcaatcttggctcactgcaagctccccgcctcccaggttcatgccattcttctgcctcagcctcccaagcagctgggactacaggcaccccccaccacacccatctaattttttgtatttttagtgaagacagagtttcaccgtgttagctgggatggtctcgatctcctgaccttgtgatccgcctgcctcgggctcccaaagtgctggccatgagccaccatgcctggccaaacctcttttctttataaattacctgtgtcaggttttttttaaataacaatgcGAGAACTGACTAATgaagaaaattggtactgaggagtggggctttgctataaagatacctgaaaatatgaaagtgactttggaactgggtaatgagcagaaattggaagagtgtggagggcttagaagaagacaggaaaatgaaggaatatttagaacttcctagagactggtTGAATGGTTATGACCAAAATGCTagtagtgatatggacagtgaagttcaGGCTGATAAGGTCTCAGgtagaaatgaggaacttattgagaactgaagtaaaggtcacttttgttatgccttagcaaataATTTGGCTGCTTTGTGCCCCtgcctagggatctgtggaactttgaacttgagagtgacgATTTacggtatctggtggaagaaatttctaagcaaccaagtgttcaagatgtggcctAACTGCTTCTAACAGTCTATGCTTACATGTGTGAGCACAAAATCAACCTGTGTTTAAACTTACGTTTAAAGGGGAAGTAGagcaaaagtttggaaaatttgcagcctggtcatgtggtaagaaaagaaaagcccattttcagggGAAGAATTCAAACAGGCTttagaaatttgtataagtaagAAAGAGCCGATTgctaattgccaagacaatggggagaaggcctggaaggCATTTCAGAAAGCTTTGtagcagcccctcctatcacaggcccagaggcctaggaggggaGGATGGTTTTGTGGGCCACCTGGTTACCCTGCACAGCCTCAGGACACTGGTCCCTGCATTGTAGCCACTCCAGCTTCAGCCATAGCTCAAAGGGCCCAGGTACAGTTTgggctgctgcttcagagggtacaaacTGTAAGACTTGggagcttccacatggtgttaaacCTGTAGGGGGGAAAAGTggaagagttgaggcttgggcacctctgcctagatttcggAGGATGTACGGAAaagcctgaatgtccaggcagaagcctgttgcaagagtggagccctcatggagaacctctactaggatAGTGTGGAGGgtaaatgtggggttggagcatCCCCcaacagagtccccactggggaactgcctactggagctgtgagaagagtgccatcatccttcagaccccagaatggtggatccactgacagcttgcaccatgcacctggaaaagctgcaggcattcAGTGCCAtcccatgaaagcagctgcagGGGCTACACCCTGCAGatccacaggggcagagcttccTAAGGTCTTGGGAGCTCATCCCTTGCATAAGTATGTCCTAGAtatgggacatggagtcaaaggaaattattttggagctttaagatataatgactgccctgctgggttttggacttgcatgggacttgtagcccctttcttttggttgATTTCtaccttttggaatgggagtacctacccaatgcctatacccccattgtatgttgaaagtaactaacttgtttttcattttatagactCATATGTGGAAGGGAgtagccttgtctcagatgagactttggacttttgagttaatgcagaaaagagttaagactttgggggactgttgagaagggatgattatattttgcaatgtgagaagaacatgagatttagggggcccaggggtggaataatatggtttggatctgtgtctccatcaaatctcatgtcaaattctagtccccactgttggaggtgggaccttggaggtggatttctcatgagtggtttagcaccatccatTTGGtggtgttcttgtgatagtgagggagttctcatgagatctggttgtttaaaagtatgcagCACCTTCCCCActcactctctcttcttcctgctctggccatgccatgtgtttgtttcccctttgccttctgacgtgattggaagcttcctgagttCTCCTAAGAAGCAGAAgccgctatgcttcctgtacagcctgcagaaccatgagccaattaaaccttcttTCTTTATAAGTTATGCAGTCTCaggtttctttatagcagtgtaagaatgaactaatagaattattttttctcctttgctctgCAGTACTGAGTGGGCTCTTAAACAACTGTATCTGTCAAAGTGTTTCAATATAGGTTGATCCTCAAAAAGAGTTTGTAGTTGATAAGAAAGATGGTCCTTCCCTGAACCATTTCGTTAAAAATGTCAACACTCCCTAGAAGCTGTTCACACATCATTTCCCATTTTCTCCTGCACTAGTGCTGATATTACTTCTTAAATGCTGACAATATTTGAGAAGCTAATTTTAGACTTTCCCTCTGGTAGAAACTAGAAGTGTGAAACAATGAGTTGGTGATCGAAACCACTGTCTGGCCTTCTCCCCATTACTTTACCAATCACAGCTTTGCTCTGTGTCCTGAGttttataagtttatttttaaggttCCCAtgtaaagggttttttttttt
Encoded proteins:
- the LOC140710164 gene encoding small ribosomal subunit protein eS25-like, translated to MKVSRDQGLTPCGSSQVLQFVPSEAAAQTVPGPFELWLKLEWLQCRDQCPEAVQARLCLPLLSELCNVLKDNKKKDVGKLAKKDKDPVNKSRDKAKKKKWSKGKVQDKLNNIVLFDKATYNKLCKEVPNYKLITPAVVSERPKIRGSLARAALQELLSKGFIKLVSKHRAQVIYTRNTKGGDAPAVGEDARIGPTNCSFGKIKLY